The Anticarsia gemmatalis isolate Benzon Research Colony breed Stoneville strain chromosome 29, ilAntGemm2 primary, whole genome shotgun sequence genome window below encodes:
- the LOC142985348 gene encoding uncharacterized protein LOC142985348 isoform X2 — MESFRISVLLFLLCICVESRAKLSENKTNDSAEVKIPKKVHEGAALVFADEFKQTLERYLFGICPQTYKMPLKGKNATSVPCDLDADQQDLAGRLATLALRATIATRTECSRLGTALANTLGDLARTANNRQVLNAANNEQKKQRKLSKSQKMKIQAKQRTALAVKKKAAAVAAAAAAKMSA, encoded by the exons ATGGAGTCGTTTAGAATTTCtgtgttgttatttttgttatgtatctGTGTGGAAAGTCGAGCTAAATTGAGTGAGAATAAAACTAATGATTCTGCTGAAGTGAAGATTCCtaaaaag GTGCATGAAGGAGCAGCGCTAGTGTTTGCTGATGAGTTCAAACAGACGCTGGAAAGATACCTCTTCGGGATCTGCCCTCAGACCTACAAg ATGCCGCTGAAGGGCAAGAACGCTACCTCCGTGCCTTGCGACCTGGACGCCGACCAGCAGGACTTAGCTGGCAG ACTAGCAACACTGGCGCTCCGAGCGACAATCGCCACGCGAACAGAATGCTCGCGGCTCGGCACAGCGCTCGCGAACACGCTCGGTGACCTCGCGCGCACAGCCAACAACAGACAAGTGCTTAATGCAG CCAACAACGAACAAAAGAAGCAACGAAAGCTATCTAAAAGTCAGAAGATGAAGATTCAAGCGAAGCAGCGCACGGCCCTCGCTGTGAAGAAGAAGGCAGCCGCCGTcgcagccgccgccgccgccaagATGTCCGCGTAG
- the LOC142985348 gene encoding uncharacterized protein LOC142985348 isoform X1, with protein MESFRISVLLFLLCICVESRAKLSENKTNDSAEVKIPKKVHEGAALVFADEFKQTLERYLFGICPQTYKTRWQMPLKGKNATSVPCDLDADQQDLAGRLATLALRATIATRTECSRLGTALANTLGDLARTANNRQVLNAANNEQKKQRKLSKSQKMKIQAKQRTALAVKKKAAAVAAAAAAKMSA; from the exons ATGGAGTCGTTTAGAATTTCtgtgttgttatttttgttatgtatctGTGTGGAAAGTCGAGCTAAATTGAGTGAGAATAAAACTAATGATTCTGCTGAAGTGAAGATTCCtaaaaag GTGCATGAAGGAGCAGCGCTAGTGTTTGCTGATGAGTTCAAACAGACGCTGGAAAGATACCTCTTCGGGATCTGCCCTCAGACCTACAAg ACTCGTTGGCAGATGCCGCTGAAGGGCAAGAACGCTACCTCCGTGCCTTGCGACCTGGACGCCGACCAGCAGGACTTAGCTGGCAG ACTAGCAACACTGGCGCTCCGAGCGACAATCGCCACGCGAACAGAATGCTCGCGGCTCGGCACAGCGCTCGCGAACACGCTCGGTGACCTCGCGCGCACAGCCAACAACAGACAAGTGCTTAATGCAG CCAACAACGAACAAAAGAAGCAACGAAAGCTATCTAAAAGTCAGAAGATGAAGATTCAAGCGAAGCAGCGCACGGCCCTCGCTGTGAAGAAGAAGGCAGCCGCCGTcgcagccgccgccgccgccaagATGTCCGCGTAG